A genomic window from Sphingobacterium spiritivorum includes:
- a CDS encoding DNA topoisomerase IV subunit B produces the protein MTTYNEDSIRSLDWKEHIRLRPGMYIGKLGDGSAYDDGIYVLLKEVVDNSIDEFVMGAGKIIDISVNENKVSVRDYGRGIPIGSVVDVVSKINTGGKYDSKAFQKSVGLNGVGTKAVNALSTQFTVQSYRQGETRIAQFSKGELVTDEKKETTQRNGTAVSFYPDDSIFRNYKYRMEFVENMIWNYVFLNSGLVINFNGQKFISENGLKDLLERNIDTESMRYPIIHLKGEDIEIALTHGQQYGEEYYSFVNGQHTTQGGTHQAAFREALVKTIREFYKKDFDAADVRSSIIGAIAIKVQEPVFESQTKTKLGSQSIGPDGPTVRTFINDFLKKALDDYLHRNSDTADALLKRILQSERERKDIAGIKKLANERAKKASLHNRKLRDCKVHFSDKNERNQETTLFITEGDSASGSITKSRDVQTQAVFSLKGKPLNSYGMSKKIVYENEEFNLLQHALNIEDGLDGLRYNNIVIATDADVDGMHIRLLLLTFFLQFFPDLVKAGHVAILQTPLFRVRNKKETIYCYSDEERQRAIAKLGAKPEITRFKGLGEISPSEFGLFIGKDIRLDPVILTKDNKIQQLLEYYMGKNTPDRQKHIVNNLRVEVDLEAELTKQAV, from the coding sequence ATGACTACATATAACGAAGACAGCATACGATCCCTGGACTGGAAGGAACACATCCGTCTACGTCCCGGAATGTATATTGGTAAATTGGGAGATGGATCAGCGTATGATGATGGTATCTATGTACTACTCAAAGAGGTAGTGGACAATTCCATCGATGAATTTGTAATGGGAGCTGGTAAGATCATTGACATATCGGTCAATGAAAACAAGGTATCTGTGAGAGATTATGGTCGTGGTATTCCTATCGGATCAGTAGTAGACGTTGTATCAAAGATCAATACCGGAGGTAAATACGACAGTAAAGCTTTTCAGAAATCCGTAGGACTTAACGGAGTTGGTACTAAAGCCGTAAATGCACTATCAACACAATTTACAGTACAATCTTACCGCCAGGGTGAAACCCGGATAGCTCAATTCAGCAAAGGCGAGCTGGTCACTGATGAAAAGAAAGAGACTACTCAACGAAACGGTACGGCGGTCTCCTTCTATCCGGATGACAGTATTTTCAGAAACTACAAATACCGTATGGAATTTGTAGAAAATATGATCTGGAATTATGTATTCCTGAACTCAGGACTGGTTATCAATTTTAACGGTCAGAAATTTATCTCTGAAAATGGACTTAAGGATCTTTTAGAACGCAATATAGATACTGAATCTATGCGTTATCCTATTATACATCTAAAGGGAGAAGATATAGAAATAGCGCTGACCCATGGTCAGCAATATGGTGAGGAATATTATTCCTTTGTCAATGGTCAGCATACTACACAGGGAGGTACTCATCAGGCCGCATTCAGAGAAGCTTTGGTTAAAACCATCCGTGAATTTTACAAAAAAGATTTCGATGCAGCCGATGTTCGTTCCTCCATTATCGGAGCGATTGCGATAAAAGTTCAGGAGCCTGTTTTCGAATCACAGACAAAGACAAAATTAGGCTCTCAAAGCATAGGTCCTGATGGCCCCACAGTACGTACATTTATCAATGACTTCCTCAAAAAAGCGTTGGATGATTACTTACATCGCAATTCGGATACCGCAGATGCTTTATTAAAAAGAATCCTGCAATCCGAACGGGAGCGTAAAGATATTGCCGGAATCAAGAAGCTGGCAAATGAACGTGCAAAGAAAGCTTCCTTACACAACCGCAAACTCAGAGACTGTAAAGTACATTTTTCGGACAAAAACGAACGTAACCAGGAGACTACCCTTTTTATCACAGAGGGAGATTCGGCCAGCGGATCGATAACCAAATCACGCGATGTACAGACCCAGGCTGTATTCAGTCTGAAAGGTAAACCTTTAAATTCTTACGGCATGTCTAAAAAGATTGTCTATGAAAATGAAGAATTCAACCTCTTACAGCACGCACTCAATATCGAAGATGGTCTGGACGGCCTTCGTTACAACAACATTGTAATCGCAACAGATGCCGATGTCGATGGTATGCACATCCGTCTGCTCTTGCTGACCTTCTTTCTTCAGTTTTTCCCTGATCTTGTCAAAGCAGGGCATGTAGCTATTTTACAGACTCCTCTCTTCCGTGTACGGAATAAAAAAGAAACTATATATTGTTATTCGGATGAAGAGCGTCAACGGGCTATTGCAAAATTAGGTGCAAAACCTGAAATCACACGTTTCAAAGGGTTGGGAGAAATTTCACCGTCCGAATTTGGTTTATTTATAGGTAAGGATATCCGTCTGGATCCTGTTATTCTGACCAAAGACAATAAAATTCAGCAATTACTGGAATATTACATGGGAAAAAATACTCCGGACAGACAGAAACATATTGTCAACAATCTGCGTGTAGAAGTCGATCTGGAAGCAGAACTGACAAAACAAGCGGTATAG
- a CDS encoding GyrI-like domain-containing protein encodes MDDQIIQQFYVIGISTRTTNANGQAAKDIEALWGRFWNEEIQKQIPNKVGDEFYAVYTDYETDFTGPYTTIIGLPVSSLESIPEGFVGLTIETASYKKFVSKGKMPEAVFNTWLEIWGDQTLHSKRAYKADFTIHGKKYFDGDNAEVETFISVKE; translated from the coding sequence ATGGACGATCAAATTATTCAGCAATTTTACGTAATCGGTATTTCGACAAGAACGACGAATGCAAACGGACAGGCTGCTAAAGATATCGAAGCGTTGTGGGGCAGATTTTGGAACGAAGAGATCCAAAAACAGATTCCAAACAAAGTGGGCGACGAGTTTTATGCTGTTTACACAGATTACGAAACGGACTTTACCGGTCCTTACACCACAATTATAGGGTTACCGGTTAGCTCTTTGGAGTCCATTCCGGAGGGTTTCGTAGGCCTGACCATTGAAACAGCATCTTATAAAAAATTTGTATCAAAAGGTAAAATGCCTGAAGCGGTCTTCAATACCTGGCTGGAAATCTGGGGAGATCAAACACTTCATTCAAAACGGGCTTATAAAGCAGACTTCACGATCCACGGCAAAAAATACTTCGATGGTGATAATGCAGAGGTAGAGACTTTTATTTCCGTTAAGGAATGA
- a CDS encoding efflux RND transporter periplasmic adaptor subunit: MFYKYRTHKLGILIPLLSILFTACESKPKKEEAAAPAAAGKLPVDVIVAQEQELDQQEIFVGTLLPLREISVVSETAQKITKVAFTDGSHVSQGAVLYTLNDSDIRSRLRQVQAELKLARLNKDRMTNLLKTETVQQQEYDEALTRVSSLEAQQDYLQTELAKTVIRAPFSGRVGITKVHLGAYVSPGTALVNLQDQSSIKINFTLPERYLPLIKNGTPIQFSTGSSEEQYNASITATEPGLDAKGRSLEVQAVTNNSSGKFRAGQSVKVYFSTEQKGTTGVMVPTEALMPGGQGYNAFIIKGGIAKPVPVTISNRTETEAIITSGITSGDSIVVSNMMRVGDGTPVQAVVKK; encoded by the coding sequence ATGTTTTACAAATATCGTACACACAAATTAGGAATACTGATTCCATTGTTAAGCATCCTGTTCACAGCATGTGAAAGCAAACCTAAAAAAGAAGAAGCGGCTGCTCCGGCAGCTGCAGGTAAATTACCTGTAGACGTAATTGTTGCACAGGAGCAGGAGCTCGATCAGCAGGAAATCTTTGTCGGTACGCTGTTACCTCTTCGCGAAATCTCAGTGGTAAGTGAAACCGCACAAAAGATAACCAAAGTGGCTTTCACAGATGGTAGCCACGTTAGTCAGGGAGCTGTATTATATACGCTCAATGACTCTGACATCAGATCACGGCTCAGACAGGTACAGGCTGAGTTGAAACTGGCCCGGCTGAATAAAGACCGGATGACCAATCTCCTGAAGACTGAAACTGTACAACAGCAGGAGTATGATGAAGCACTTACACGTGTCAGCTCCCTTGAGGCACAGCAGGATTATCTGCAGACAGAGCTCGCCAAGACTGTAATCCGTGCACCATTTTCAGGTAGGGTAGGGATTACCAAAGTCCATCTGGGAGCCTATGTGTCACCTGGGACAGCTTTGGTAAACCTGCAGGATCAAAGCAGTATCAAAATTAATTTTACGTTACCGGAAAGGTACCTGCCCTTAATAAAAAACGGTACCCCGATTCAATTCAGTACCGGGTCTTCAGAAGAGCAATACAATGCCAGCATTACCGCTACCGAACCGGGGCTTGATGCAAAGGGTCGAAGTCTGGAAGTACAGGCTGTAACTAACAACAGTAGTGGGAAATTTCGTGCCGGACAGTCCGTCAAAGTATATTTCAGTACCGAACAGAAAGGAACTACAGGTGTGATGGTACCTACCGAAGCATTAATGCCCGGCGGGCAAGGCTATAATGCATTTATCATAAAAGGCGGTATAGCCAAACCCGTACCCGTAACGATAAGCAACAGAACGGAGACAGAAGCCATTATCACTTCCGGAATCACTTCCGGAGACAGCATTGTTGTTTCCAACATGATGCGCGTTGGGGATGGTACTCCGGTACAAGCTGTTGTCAAAAAATAA
- a CDS encoding MFS transporter, translating to MKNTSPPEQSKPYSKRWAALFLLCTAEFLVIMDTSIIGVALPAIKADLGYTQTGLQWIFNAYVILFGGFLLLGGRLSDLFGARKIFMWGFVILTLASLLAGVAWSESALNMGRALQGLGSAFIAPAALTLVLSKFTDPKELNKALGFWGASAAAGGSAGVFLGGAITEWLSWHWIFLINIPVGIIVLLRSQSLLFTGETRKGKVDMAGAILATASLILMVYAIVSSESEGWGSVHTIGLLILSIALLIAFYILQKQKREPLVPMSIFKVPNLSAGNIVMALLAAAWIPLWFFLNLYLQQTLHYSAFNSGLALLPMTLAIMFLMVGVTGKLVAKFGFKSNMIVGLLALAGSLILFSLVPSDGTFVANVLPASLLGAVGMSLTYIPGTVASMSGAKPEETGLASGLVNTSYQVGSALGLAIIVAISAAKTNTLKMAGEVEATALNSGFQTAFFSAGIICIVATVIAAVSIRTMK from the coding sequence ATGAAAAATACTTCTCCACCTGAACAATCAAAACCGTACAGTAAACGATGGGCGGCACTCTTCTTATTATGTACTGCTGAGTTTTTGGTCATAATGGATACTTCTATTATTGGGGTTGCATTGCCCGCTATAAAAGCTGATTTAGGATATACGCAAACCGGATTACAGTGGATTTTCAATGCATATGTTATTCTGTTTGGAGGTTTTTTATTACTGGGAGGGCGGTTGTCAGACCTGTTTGGAGCACGAAAAATATTTATGTGGGGCTTTGTAATTCTAACATTAGCCTCTTTACTTGCAGGTGTTGCATGGTCTGAGTCAGCGCTCAATATGGGAAGAGCTTTGCAAGGCTTAGGATCTGCATTTATTGCTCCGGCAGCCCTTACACTGGTTTTATCCAAATTTACAGATCCGAAAGAACTTAACAAAGCACTCGGTTTTTGGGGGGCATCTGCTGCTGCTGGAGGATCAGCCGGCGTTTTTCTTGGTGGAGCCATTACCGAATGGCTTTCCTGGCACTGGATATTCCTCATTAATATTCCTGTTGGCATCATAGTATTGCTTCGTAGTCAGAGTCTTCTGTTTACCGGCGAAACCAGAAAGGGAAAAGTAGATATGGCAGGTGCTATTCTGGCCACAGCCTCTCTTATATTGATGGTGTATGCTATTGTTTCATCCGAAAGTGAAGGGTGGGGTTCGGTACATACTATTGGTCTCCTGATACTATCAATCGCATTGTTGATCGCCTTTTATATTCTTCAAAAACAGAAAAGAGAACCGTTAGTTCCTATGTCTATTTTTAAAGTGCCGAATCTTTCAGCGGGTAATATCGTAATGGCATTACTGGCAGCCGCATGGATACCATTATGGTTTTTCCTTAATCTGTATTTACAACAAACACTTCATTATTCGGCTTTCAATAGTGGACTTGCACTATTGCCTATGACACTGGCTATTATGTTTCTGATGGTGGGCGTTACCGGGAAACTGGTCGCTAAGTTTGGTTTTAAGTCCAATATGATTGTAGGGTTGCTAGCACTTGCTGGATCACTTATATTGTTCAGCTTAGTGCCTTCTGACGGGACATTTGTAGCTAATGTATTGCCTGCTTCTTTGTTGGGAGCAGTCGGTATGTCGCTTACGTACATCCCCGGGACTGTGGCTTCTATGTCGGGTGCAAAACCAGAAGAAACGGGACTTGCATCCGGATTGGTGAATACAAGTTACCAGGTCGGATCAGCTTTGGGGCTGGCCATTATTGTTGCGATTTCGGCAGCCAAAACCAATACACTTAAAATGGCAGGTGAAGTCGAAGCCACTGCTCTTAATTCAGGTTTTCAGACTGCCTTTTTCTCTGCCGGAATAATTTGTATTGTCGCAACGGTAATTGCTGCGGTCTCCATACGAACCATGAAATAA
- a CDS encoding efflux RND transporter permease subunit translates to MSISSLSIKKPVLAGVFSLLIVILGVVGWKQLGIREFPLTEPPVISVVTFYPGASPDVIASKITRPMEESIAEANGIRTISSESREQVSVISIEFNREMDIEDALNDVRDKVSKARKQLPADVDPPIVQKASSPDNLVAFLEVESDTKDIKEVSHIASTVIKDRVQSIPGINNVAIVGEHKYAMRLRFDPIKLAAYRLTPEDIRQALLRENIDVPSGRVEGNNSELSIRTLGRLTTENDFNEMIVKQTENSVIRLKDVGSAELGEMNERTAIINETGNLNRVGIGVAIQIQRGANAIQVVDEFYKRLDQLRKDIPSEYRLIVGFDFTQSVRESIKEVEETLFIAFGLVVIIIFLFLRDWRSTIIPVIAIPVSILSAFFIMYISGFSINVLTLLGLVLAIGLVVDDAIVVLENIYKKIEEGMPPIQAAFKGSKEIYFAVISTTITLAAVFLPIVFMGGISGQLFKEFAIVVSGSVLVSAFVALTLTPMLSAYFLKKKEGPGWFYRVTEPFFVRMNNGYAHLLKAFMRARWLAWIFLIVTTGLIYFVGKKLPSELAPIEDRSNMSLIAIAPEGVSFDYMKKHMIDVGKYVNDSTDGLYQTYSMVAISFIPAPAPVNVAVQSIYLKDPKERKASIQDLYNQYGAASASFRGFLLFPYLPPTIGSRYGGGMPVQFVLQAQDLDTLTAALPKFLNAVRQSKKLMFADADLKINKPEIKINIDRQKAALMGVSIEEVARTLQLSLSGLRYAYFLRNDRQYEVIGQMKRELRNDITDLNSIYVRSNNGQLIPLNNLITTEEAVSPAAIYRYDQFTSATVSAAPAPGVSLAEGIEEIERIKTEVLGENFKTSLAGQSRDYRESQGNIAFTLILALVIIYMILAAQFESLRDPLTIMLTVPMAVTGAILSLHWFGQSLNVFSQIGIITLVGLITKNGILIVEFANHLKDTGLSKFEAAIQAAEQRFRPILMTSLAMIFGALPIALTANSRQSLGIVIAGGLVFSGILTLFIIPAVYSYLSSSKRRKEVVEMEDSEIETSHE, encoded by the coding sequence ATGAGTATATCATCTTTAAGCATAAAAAAGCCGGTTTTAGCCGGTGTATTTTCCCTCCTTATAGTCATCTTGGGCGTGGTTGGATGGAAACAACTGGGGATTCGGGAATTCCCGCTCACCGAGCCGCCCGTTATCTCCGTCGTTACCTTTTACCCGGGAGCAAGCCCCGATGTAATCGCATCCAAGATTACACGGCCAATGGAAGAATCCATTGCCGAGGCAAACGGAATACGTACCATCTCCTCCGAATCAAGAGAGCAGGTGAGTGTTATTTCGATAGAATTCAACCGCGAAATGGACATCGAAGATGCCCTGAACGATGTCAGAGATAAAGTCTCTAAAGCACGTAAACAGCTTCCGGCAGACGTAGATCCACCCATTGTACAGAAAGCCTCTTCGCCCGATAACCTGGTCGCCTTTCTCGAAGTAGAAAGTGATACCAAAGATATAAAAGAAGTAAGCCATATCGCCTCTACTGTTATCAAAGATCGTGTGCAATCCATTCCCGGTATCAACAATGTCGCTATCGTAGGCGAGCATAAATACGCGATGCGCCTGCGCTTTGACCCGATAAAACTTGCGGCCTACAGACTGACTCCTGAAGACATACGTCAGGCCTTGCTGCGGGAGAATATAGATGTTCCGTCCGGACGTGTAGAAGGAAACAACAGCGAGCTTAGTATACGCACACTGGGCAGGCTGACTACGGAAAACGATTTTAATGAAATGATCGTCAAACAGACCGAAAACTCAGTTATCCGCCTCAAAGATGTCGGCTCGGCAGAGTTGGGAGAAATGAATGAACGTACCGCTATCATCAATGAAACCGGCAACCTCAATCGTGTAGGTATTGGTGTCGCCATACAGATACAGCGAGGTGCCAATGCGATTCAGGTAGTAGATGAATTTTACAAACGTCTTGATCAGTTGCGCAAAGACATTCCGTCCGAATACCGTCTGATTGTAGGTTTCGACTTTACACAATCCGTACGCGAATCCATCAAGGAAGTAGAAGAGACGCTCTTCATCGCCTTCGGTCTGGTCGTTATTATTATCTTTCTGTTTCTGAGAGACTGGCGTTCTACCATTATCCCTGTTATCGCTATTCCGGTATCTATCTTGTCGGCATTTTTCATTATGTATATTTCAGGCTTCTCTATCAATGTATTGACTTTGCTTGGACTGGTACTCGCGATAGGACTGGTGGTGGATGATGCAATCGTGGTACTCGAAAATATTTATAAAAAAATAGAAGAAGGTATGCCGCCGATACAGGCAGCCTTTAAAGGTTCCAAAGAAATATATTTTGCCGTTATCTCTACGACTATAACATTGGCAGCTGTATTCTTACCCATTGTGTTTATGGGTGGTATCAGCGGCCAGTTATTCAAAGAATTTGCTATAGTGGTCTCCGGATCCGTATTAGTATCCGCATTTGTTGCTCTTACGCTGACCCCTATGCTCAGTGCCTATTTCCTTAAAAAGAAAGAAGGTCCGGGATGGTTTTACCGGGTAACTGAACCATTTTTTGTTCGTATGAATAATGGGTATGCTCATTTGCTCAAGGCCTTTATGCGTGCCAGATGGCTGGCATGGATCTTCCTGATTGTCACTACGGGACTTATCTATTTTGTGGGTAAAAAACTACCTTCTGAGCTTGCGCCGATAGAAGACAGATCCAATATGAGCCTTATTGCTATTGCACCAGAAGGAGTGTCTTTCGATTATATGAAAAAACATATGATAGATGTCGGTAAATATGTCAATGATTCTACAGACGGACTGTATCAGACCTATTCCATGGTTGCTATATCCTTCATTCCGGCTCCGGCTCCTGTTAATGTTGCTGTACAAAGTATCTATCTGAAAGATCCGAAAGAAAGAAAAGCCAGCATACAGGATTTGTATAATCAGTATGGAGCGGCTTCGGCCAGTTTCAGAGGATTTCTCTTATTCCCTTACCTGCCACCTACCATTGGTTCCCGTTATGGAGGGGGTATGCCCGTACAATTTGTATTGCAGGCTCAGGATCTGGATACTCTCACTGCAGCACTTCCAAAATTTCTGAATGCAGTACGCCAAAGTAAAAAACTGATGTTTGCGGATGCTGATCTTAAAATCAATAAACCTGAGATCAAAATAAATATTGATCGACAAAAGGCCGCCCTTATGGGAGTCTCCATAGAAGAAGTTGCCCGTACACTTCAACTGTCACTCTCCGGACTGCGCTACGCTTATTTCCTGCGTAACGACAGGCAATATGAAGTCATCGGACAGATGAAGCGCGAACTGCGGAATGATATTACCGATCTCAATTCTATATATGTACGCTCTAATAACGGACAACTGATCCCACTAAACAACCTGATTACTACAGAAGAGGCTGTAAGTCCTGCAGCCATATACCGTTACGATCAGTTCACCTCTGCTACCGTATCAGCAGCACCGGCACCAGGTGTGAGCCTGGCAGAAGGAATTGAAGAAATAGAACGCATTAAAACTGAAGTTCTGGGAGAGAATTTCAAAACGTCATTAGCCGGCCAGTCTCGTGACTACAGAGAAAGCCAGGGAAATATAGCTTTCACACTAATTCTCGCTCTGGTGATTATCTACATGATTCTGGCCGCACAATTTGAGAGTCTGCGTGACCCGCTGACTATTATGCTTACCGTACCGATGGCGGTCACAGGAGCTATCCTCAGCCTCCATTGGTTCGGTCAAAGCCTTAATGTATTCAGCCAGATTGGTATCATCACACTGGTAGGGCTCATTACGAAAAATGGTATCCTGATCGTAGAGTTTGCCAATCATCTCAAAGACACCGGACTCTCCAAATTCGAGGCTGCGATACAGGCTGCAGAACAGCGGTTCCGTCCTATTCTGATGACCTCACTAGCCATGATATTCGGTGCACTGCCTATTGCACTGACAGCCAACAGCCGTCAGTCGCTGGGTATAGTTATCGCCGGAGGATTAGTGTTCTCAGGCATACTCACACTGTTTATCATACCGGCCGTGTACTCTTATCTGTCCAGTAGCAAGCGCAGAAAAGAAGTCGTAGAAATGGAAGATAGTGAAATAGAAACTAGCCATGAATAA
- a CDS encoding SRPBCC domain-containing protein, giving the protein MKRIFLVSAILLMSLTLMAKEIKTKIVIQAAPEKIWKILTDFENYPHWNSFITSITGEVEKGNKIIVSIKPPKGKGMTFKPTILTKTDNKELSWRGKLLFKGLFDGTHLFELIDNGDGTTTFIQSEKFSGIFVWLFNLQKTRNGFNEMNKKLKELAESE; this is encoded by the coding sequence ATGAAACGTATATTTTTAGTATCGGCAATCCTCTTGATGAGTTTGACTCTTATGGCAAAAGAAATTAAAACAAAAATTGTTATTCAGGCAGCACCTGAAAAAATATGGAAAATACTTACCGATTTTGAAAACTATCCGCATTGGAACTCTTTTATAACTTCTATTACAGGCGAAGTTGAAAAAGGAAATAAAATTATAGTCAGCATCAAGCCTCCCAAAGGAAAAGGAATGACTTTTAAACCTACTATTTTGACCAAAACAGACAATAAAGAACTAAGCTGGCGGGGAAAACTCCTGTTTAAAGGACTATTTGATGGCACACACTTATTTGAGTTGATAGACAACGGTGACGGAACAACAACCTTTATACAAAGCGAGAAATTCAGCGGCATTTTTGTGTGGCTGTTTAACCTGCAAAAAACCAGAAATGGTTTTAACGAAATGAATAAGAAACTGAAGGAGCTTGCCGAAAGTGAATAA
- a CDS encoding TolC family protein, producing MKKASYILIMILLLVGSRPLLAQKKELSLQEALIMARQGNKILQVQTLEEKNATEQTRESKGKLLPDLSAGVGYSYYFDRQNIFLPGSFAGTNKAVQEIAVGGRNIFNGFISLYQPVMDLGAHRLTKASRINEKIQTEKTEDLKSRIALGVSTRYLSILMMKRQLNLLLQSHERNVRALKDSRALLAQGRGLKSDTLRSFIAVENLRSSVSYLNNNIEVSGMELKRLIGLEDAQELELTDELESDVKVYKADFLNVSEALEIAESNRKDLNVQELVIAMREQKIYATRAELLPKIAVIGQYQVQAQADNLKFNNYVWPRTSFLGLQVSVPIFNGGQSKSRISQARIIAQQEQVKMKDLKDEIKTTLASIISKWKEAASQLKIQETTVQSAELNHQMTEDRFKNGLGSRLELTDAELALTQAKINYLQAMYNLRILHTELQHALGLLEL from the coding sequence ATGAAAAAAGCATCATATATACTCATAATGATTCTGTTGCTTGTGGGCAGCAGGCCATTACTTGCCCAAAAAAAGGAGCTTTCACTACAGGAAGCTCTGATTATGGCAAGACAGGGAAATAAAATCCTGCAGGTGCAGACACTGGAAGAAAAGAATGCTACAGAACAGACACGGGAAAGTAAAGGTAAATTATTACCCGATCTGTCGGCAGGAGTAGGCTATTCGTATTACTTTGACCGGCAGAATATCTTCCTTCCCGGATCCTTTGCAGGAACGAATAAGGCGGTACAGGAAATTGCTGTAGGCGGTCGAAATATTTTTAACGGATTTATATCTCTTTACCAGCCGGTTATGGATTTAGGTGCACACAGGCTCACAAAGGCTTCCAGAATCAATGAAAAAATCCAAACGGAAAAGACTGAGGATTTGAAAAGTCGCATAGCGCTTGGAGTTTCTACCCGCTACCTCAGTATACTGATGATGAAGCGACAACTCAACCTCTTGTTACAGAGTCACGAACGCAACGTCCGTGCTTTGAAAGATTCACGCGCCTTGCTGGCACAAGGAAGAGGACTGAAGTCGGATACGCTAAGAAGTTTTATTGCTGTAGAAAATTTAAGATCTTCTGTTTCTTATCTCAATAATAATATTGAAGTTTCCGGTATGGAACTCAAAAGACTGATAGGACTTGAAGATGCGCAGGAACTGGAGCTCACAGACGAGTTAGAGTCTGATGTAAAGGTGTATAAGGCTGATTTTCTGAATGTTAGTGAAGCATTGGAAATTGCCGAATCCAACCGAAAAGATCTGAATGTACAGGAACTGGTCATTGCTATGCGGGAACAGAAGATATATGCTACCAGAGCGGAACTATTACCTAAGATTGCTGTAATTGGTCAATATCAGGTACAAGCGCAGGCAGATAACCTGAAGTTTAATAATTATGTATGGCCAAGAACATCTTTCCTGGGGTTGCAGGTGAGCGTACCGATATTCAACGGAGGACAAAGTAAATCCAGAATTAGCCAGGCAAGGATCATTGCACAACAGGAGCAGGTAAAGATGAAAGATCTCAAAGATGAAATAAAAACAACACTGGCTAGCATTATCAGCAAATGGAAAGAAGCTGCCTCTCAATTGAAAATACAGGAAACCACCGTACAATCTGCAGAACTAAATCACCAGATGACCGAAGACCGGTTCAAAAACGGATTGGGTTCCAGACTGGAATTGACGGATGCTGAACTGGCCCTTACACAGGCTAAAATAAATTATCTGCAGGCTATGTACAATCTACGTATACTGCATACAGAGCTTCAACATGCTTTGGGATTGCTGGAATTGTAA
- the purU gene encoding formyltetrahydrofolate deformylase, with the protein MTKPILILIQCQDDVGLVAKIANALAQYRLNIVTMREFVDEEAGKFFVRVVCTGILENTEELFSALKQNLPENASIKINPSERKKLIILVTKEHHCLADILIRHHFETWDTDIQAVIGNYSDLEGFTRKFDIPYHYVSHENLSKDEFEGLLTAQIDQYEFDYIILAKFMRILSPTFVQQYQGRIINIHHSFLPAFIGANPYRQAHTRGVKIIGATAHYVTDDLDEGPIIVQDTRRVNHTYTVQDMMTAGKEIEKAVLARAIRLLLEDRVMLDRNKTVVFE; encoded by the coding sequence ATGACTAAACCCATATTGATTCTAATCCAATGTCAGGACGACGTTGGATTAGTTGCAAAAATAGCTAATGCACTGGCACAGTACCGGCTGAATATCGTCACCATGCGTGAATTTGTAGATGAGGAAGCCGGTAAGTTTTTCGTTCGCGTAGTATGTACGGGAATACTCGAAAACACGGAAGAATTATTTTCTGCTTTAAAACAAAATCTTCCGGAAAATGCCAGCATAAAAATCAATCCGTCAGAGCGAAAAAAATTAATCATACTGGTCACCAAAGAGCATCACTGTCTGGCAGATATTCTAATTCGCCATCATTTCGAAACCTGGGATACGGATATTCAGGCTGTAATAGGTAATTATAGCGATCTGGAAGGATTCACCCGAAAATTTGACATCCCCTATCACTATGTTTCACATGAAAACCTTAGTAAGGACGAGTTTGAAGGCCTGTTGACAGCACAAATTGACCAATATGAGTTTGATTATATTATCCTGGCCAAATTTATGCGAATCCTTTCTCCGACATTTGTGCAGCAGTACCAGGGCCGGATTATCAATATCCATCACTCCTTTCTTCCCGCTTTCATAGGAGCTAATCCCTATCGGCAGGCACATACCCGCGGAGTGAAGATCATAGGTGCAACAGCACATTATGTAACAGACGATCTGGATGAAGGACCTATTATCGTACAGGATACCCGAAGAGTCAACCACACCTATACTGTACAGGATATGATGACTGCCGGTAAAGAAATCGAAAAAGCAGTACTTGCCAGAGCAATCCGTCTGTTACTGGAAGACAGAGTGATGCTGGACCGCAATAAAACAGTTGTTTTTGAATAG